In the Carboxydothermus hydrogenoformans Z-2901 genome, CTTTATTAATTGTTTTGGGCGTTTTAAGTCAGGAAAAAGCAATTCACCATATTGACTGGAATACCTTGGGCCTATTAATCGGAATGATGATTATTGTCGGCATTACCAAAAAAACAGGAGTCTTTCAGTATTTGGCAGTAAAAGCGGTTAAATGGGCCAAAGGGGAGCCAGTTTATATTTTAATAGCTCTGGCTACCGTTACCGCCTTTTTATCGGCATTTTTAGATAACGTTACAACAGTTTTACTAATTGTTCCGGTAACCTTCACTATAACTGACCGGCTGGGGATAAATCCTATTCCCTTTCTTATTTCACAGGTGTTAGCCAGTAACATCGGCGGTACCGCCACTTTAATCGGTGACCCGCCCAATATTATGATTGGCAGCCAAACTCATCTGGATTTCCTAGATTTTCTTAAAAATTTAACACCGGTTATTATAGTTATCCATATCGTAACCATGTTTCTTTTTTACTTGATTTATTATAAGGAATTTAAAGTACCTGGGGAATTAAAAAAGAAATTACTGGAATTAAATGAATTAGATGAAATTAAAGATTTTGCCCTTTTAAAGAAAAGCCTTTTTGTCTTAGGCCTCGTCATTCTTGGCTTTATTTTGCACGGTGCACTTGGTTTAGAATCGGCCACCATCGCCTTATTTGGTGCAGCACTTTTATTAACCATCACCCGGGACGAGCCGGAGGAAGTGCTTTTAACCGTGGAATGGCCTTCCATCTTCTTTTTCCTCGGCTTGTTTATTGTGGTAGGAGGCCTTGTGGAAACGGGAGTTATCGACCGGGTAGCCCGCTGGAGCCTGGAAGCCACCAAAGGTAATTTCACTTTAACTGGGATGTTAATTCTCTGGCTTTCGGCTATAACATCGGCATTTGTTGATAACATCCCCTTTGTGGCCACGATGATTCCGTTAATTCAGAAGATGGGTGCTTTAGCCGGCATGACACCACAGGCTTTAGAGCCGCTGTGGTGGGCCTTATCTTTAGGGGCCTGCCTGGGCGGCAACGGTACGATAATCGGTGCTTCAGCTAACGTAATTGTGGCAGGGTTAGCTGAGAAAAACGGCTATCCGATTTCGTTTATTAGCTTTATGAAATTAGCCTTTCCTTTAATGTTAGTTTCGGTAGTAATTTCCATGGTTTATCTTCTCCTGTTTTACTTTTAAAGGAAAAACATATAAATTTTTCAATTGAAAAAATTAGCTTTGAACGCCTTATGAAAAAGGTTATTTGAGTAGGATTTTTATTAAATGGTTAAGGAGGAAAATTATGGATAAAGTAGATTTACAAACAGCGGCAGAAGCGCTCTGGAAAGCCTGTCAAGAAAGAAAAGCATTAGAACAGCCTTTAACGGAAATTTATCCTGATATTACTATTGGTGATGCTTACCAGATTCAGTTAATTAATGTAGACAAGAAAAAAGCTCTGGGACGTAAAGTTGTTGGTAAAAAAATAGGTTTAACCAGCCGGGCAATGCAGCAAATGTTAGGAGTTCATGAGCCGGATTACGGGCATGTAACTGATGACATGATTGGCGATGAAGAGGTTGCTATTTCTCGTTCCAAATTATTGCAACCCAAAATTGAAGCGGAAATTGCTTTTGTTTTAAAGGACAGGCTTGTAGGTCCTGGAGTTACTTTAACGAAAGTATTGCAAGCGACAGCAGGAGTAATTCCAGTATTTGAAATAATTGATAGCCGGATTAAAGACTGGAAGATTAAGATTCAGGATACTATTGCCGATAATGCTTCCAGTGCGATGGTTGTTTTAGGAAGTAAATTAATACCGGTAGATCAGGTTAATCTTAAATATGTTGGGTTAGTATTAGAAAAAAATGGAGAGATTATTGATACCGCGGCCGGAGCTGCGGTTTTAGGGCACCCTGCATTAGCTGTTGCCTGGCTTGCCAATAAACTTTCCGAGTTTGGTATTGCCTTGGAACCGGGGGAGATTATTTTATCCGGTTCGCTGACTAAAGCGTATGAAGTTACCGGTAATGACCATTTTGTTGCCAATTTCGGGCCTCTTGGTTCGGTTAAAGTAAAATTTACTGATTAACGATTAACACCCATAAGTAGAAGAAAATTTTAATAATTTGGCATGGAAATTGCTTTGTATTATTGGCAAATAAATTATATTACACATTTATTTAGCACAAAAAGTGAAAGTAACCACAAGAACATAACTTAAAAATGAATACACTTTAGGTATAAAAAGTTACAAAAAATTAAGGACACAGGTTTTCAATTATGCTTTCAGGAAAATTATGCATATATGAATAAAATTTTCTTTAGTTTTATCTATAAAAAAAATAAAAAAAGGAGGAGTTCATATGGATTTTAGGTTATCTGAAGAGCACGAATTATTAAGGCAAACGGTAAGAGAGTTTGCTGAAAAAGAAGTTGCCCCATCTGCAGCCGCAAGAGACGAAGAGGAAAGATTTGACCGGGAAATCTTTAAGAAAATGGCCGAATTAGGGTTAACGGGCATTCCCTGGCCCGAAGAATATGGCGGGGCAGGAATGGATTATCTTGCCTATGTTATCGCTGTGGAAGAACTTTCCCGGGTTTGTGCTTCTACCGGTGTTACATTATCCGCTCACGTTTCGTTGGGAAGTTTCCCAATTTATAAATATGGGACGGAAGAACAAAAGCAAAAATACCTAAAACCGCTGGCTTTGGGCGAAAAAATGGGTGCTTTCGGGTTGACCGAGCCTTCAGCGGGCACAGATGCCGGTTCATTAAAGACAACAGCGGTAAAAGATGGAGATTATTATGTATTAAACGGATCCAAAATTTTCATAACCAATGGGGGAGAAGCAGAAATATATGTAGTTTTTGCAACTGTTGATAAAAATAAAAGACACAAAGGAATTTCTGCTTTTATTGTCGAGAAGGGAACACCTGGGTTTAATTTTGGTAAAAAAGAGAAGAAAATGGGCATTCGTTCTTCCCCGACAGTTGAGTTAATTTTTGAAAATTGCCGGATTCCAAAGGAAAATTTACTTGGTGAAGAAGGTCAGGGATTTAAAATTGCTTTATCTACCTTAGATGGCGGACGCATTGGTATTGCTGCTCAGGCGGTAGGTATAGCCCAAGGAGCTTACGAAGCTGCAGTGAAATATGCCAAGGAAAGAACCCAGTTTGGCAAACCCATAGCTGAATTTCAAGGAGTAAGTTTTGTTTTAGCGGATATGGCGACTAAAATCCAGGCGGCAAGGTTGCTGGTTTATCATGCTGCCTGGCTTGAATCAAACAATCTGCCCTATGGCAAAGCTGCATCAATGGCTAAACTTTTTGCTGCAGAAACGGCTATGGAAGTTACCACGAAGGCGGTTCAAATTTTTGGAGGCTATGGCTATACCCGTGAATATCCGGTAGAACGGATGATGAGAGATGCTAAAATCACCGAAATTTATGAAGGTACCAGTGAAGTGCAAAGAATGGTGATTTCATCGTATATCCTCAAGGAATTTTAGTGCTTTAAAGGGTGAGGTAAATGTTATTAAACTATCATGCCGAATATAGAAAAAAATTAACAACTGTTGAGCAAGCACTGGAAGTAATTACGAATAATTGTAATGTATTTGTATCCCTTGGTGCAGCAGAACCATTAATGCTCTTGGACGGTTTGGGAAAAAGAGTTTTAGAGCAAGATTTAAGAGGTATTAAAGTCTTTCAACTCCTTCCAGTACAAGATTCTTTGTACTTAAAACCAGAGTTAAGTGAGCGCATAATGCATATATCGATGTTTGCCGGAAGGCCGGTGCGCGAATTAATAAATCAGGGTTTTGCTGAGATGATTCCTTGTCATTTCCACGATGTTCCCCAAATTATTCAGGATTATTTAGATGTCGATGTTTTTATGACAACGGTTTCGCCCATGGATGAACATGGCTTTTTTAGCCTGGGAACATCGGTGGATTATTCGCTTGCAGCCTTAAAGAAGGCCAAAAAGGTAATATTAGAAATTAACCCCAATATGCCAAGAACCTTTGGCCAGGGAATTGTTCATATATCGGAGGTAGATTTTTTGATTGAAAGTGAAAGGCCGCTGCCTGAGCTTTTTCCAGAAGAACTAAAAGCCGAAGACTTACGCATTGGTGAATATATTGCTGAATTGGTCGAGAATGAGTCAACGTTACAATTGGGAATTGGAGGAATACCTAACGCTGTAGCTAAATTTTTAAAGGAAAAGAAAAACTTAGGAATCCATACCGAAATGATTACCGATAGTATGGTGGATTTAGTAGAAGCTGGAGTAATTACCGGCAGCGCGAAATCCTTGCATCCTTATAAAATTGTTGGTACATTTGCCTTAGGCACGAAAAAACTTTATAGCTTTTTGAATAACAATCCAATGGTTGAAATGCATCCAGTTTCTTATACCAACAATCCGTGTGTAATAGCTCAGAATAAAAAGATGATTTCCATCAATACCACTTTGGAAATCGATTTATGGGGGCAATGTGCATCCGAAAGTATTGGTACAAAAATTTACAGCGGTACTGGTGGACAAGCCGATTTTGCCCAGGGTGTTTTACATTCCCCGGGCGGTAAAGGGATAATTGCTTTATACTCTACGGCAAAAAATGGACAGATTTCAAAAATTGTTCCAACATTAAAACCTGGGGCAATTGTAACAACTTCTAAAAATGATGTTGATTACATTGTTACCGAATACGGTGTAGCTAAACTTCGAGGAAAAACTTATCGGGAAAGAGCAAAAGCTTTAATAAATATTGCCCACCCTGATTTTAGAGATGAGTTAAAGTTTCAAGCCAAAAAGTTAAATATTTTATAAAAACATGAGGAGGGAGATTAGGTGAAACTGGTAGTCCTTTTAAAGCAAACCTTTGACACCGAAGCCAAGATAGTATTAAAGGACGGGAAAATTGACGACAGCGGGGTAACCTTAATCATTAACCCCTACGACGAATTTGCGGTAGAAGAAGCACTAAGGATCAAGGAAAAACTTGGGCAGGGGGAGGTAGTGGTAGTATCGGCGGGGAGTGATAGGGCTCAGGAAGCATTACGGCAGGCCTTAGCCATGGGAGCCGACCGGGCGGTACTGGTCAAAACCGACGGCCTGCAGTTAGATGAAATGGTGGTAGCCGAAGTACTGGCGAAAGTGCTGCAGCAAATGGAATACGACCTTATTTTAGCCGGCTGGCGGGCCATTGACGACAGTTCCGCCCAGGTAGGGGTACGGGTAGCCGAGATTTTAGGCTTACCCCAAATTAACCTTGTCACCAAATTAGAAGTAGGGGAAGGCAAGATTACCGGCCACCGGGAAATCGAAGGTGGTACCGAAGTGGTAGAAGTGCCTCTACCGGCCCTTGTTACCGCCCAGCGGGGGTTAAATGAGCCGCGGTATCCTTCCATGAAAGGCATCATGCAGGCCAAGAAAAAAGAGTTAAAGGTCATAAACGCCGCAGACCTGGGGGTAAATGCCACGCCCAAGGTAGAGATAAAAGAAATCTTTCTTCCCAAAGGCAAGCAGGCGGGGAAAATCTTCACCGATGAGCCGGCGGTAGCGGTAGCCAAGTTAGTCAAAGCCTTACGGGAAGAAGCCAAGGTAATATAGGGGGTGGAGCTAATGGGTAAAGTATGGGTAGTAGCAGAGCAAAGGGAAGGTAAGTTAAAGAAAGTAACCTTTGAGATGGTAACTTTGGCCCGGCAAATAGGGGGAGAGGTTGAAGGGGTAGTAATCGGAAAAGACGTAAAAGGCCTGGCTTCTGAACTTGGGGAATACGGAGTAGGGAAAGTATATGTAGCCGACCATCCGGATTTAGAGCAGTACACCACCGCCAAATACACCCGGGTACTGGCGGAATTAATCAATAAAGAAAAGCCGGAAGTAGTGTTAATTGCCAACTCCGCCCAGGGGCGGGACTTTGCACCGCGGACAGCCCAGCGGGTAGGAGCGGGGCAGATAAGCGACATCACCGGTTACGAAGAAGGAGTCTTTGTACGACCCATTTACGCCGGGAAAGCTTATACCAAAGTGGGGGCCACCAGCCATCCGTTAATAGTAACGGTACGGCCCAACGTATTTCCGGCAGCGGAAAAGACAGGCGGGCAAGCAGCAATTGAAGAAGTGGCGGTCAGCTTTATGCCGGAAGATTTAAAAGCCATAGTAAAGGAAGTAGTCAAGCAGGTATCGGGACGTCCCGAATTAACCGAAGCGGATATCATAGTATCGGGCGGTCGGGGGATGAAAGGACCGGAGAACTTCAAGCTGTTGGAAGATTTGGCGGACGTTTTAGGGGCAGCGGTAGGGGCTTCCCGGGCAGCGGTAGATGCCGGCTGGCGGGAGCACCGGTACCAGGTAGGCCAGACCGGTAAGACCGTATCCCCCAGTTTGTATATTGCCGTAGGTATTTCCGGAGCAATTCAGCACTTAGCCGGGATGGGCAGCTCCAAGGTAATAGTAGCCATTAACAAAGACCCGGAAGCTAACATCTTTAAAGTTGCCGATTACGGCATAGTTGGCGATTTGTTTGAAATAGTTCCGCTTTTAACCGAAGAGTTTAAAAAGCTTTTAAAATCGTAAAGGAAGGCATTTTTGCCTTCCTTCTCTAATAAATTTTGTTTAGAAAAAATTGCAAACAAAAGGGGAGGGATTAGGGTGAATGGAATTCCCCAGCGGGAACTTTACTGGAATATAAACCACACAGCCAAGTTTTTAATGTACCCGTTGTTTTTAATCGCCCTGGCAATTTTCGCCTATGGGATGTACCAGCGGTATCAATACTGGAAAATAGGGCAAAAAGCCAGTGTTAAGTGGGATTTCGGAAGATTCTTAAAAGAAACGTTTTTCCAAAGAAGAATCTTAAACGAACTGTATCCCGGCTTAATGCATTTTGGTATCTTCTGGGGTTTTACTGTCTTGTTTTTAACCACTTTAATAGTGGCAATTCAGGCAGACTTCGGGATTAAAGTATTTACCGGCAACGTTTATTTACTTTTTAGCTTTTTAGCCGATGTAGGTGGGGTTGCAGCAATCATTGGTATTTTAATGGCTATTATTTGCCGCTATATTATAAAGCCAGATCGTCTCGATAACAAGCCTGATGATTTAATTTCATTGCTTTTAATTTTAACAATTTTGGTTACCGGTTATATCGTCGAAGGAATCCGCATGGCAGTGGCCGGGGATAACTGGGCGGCCTATTCGCCTTTTGGCAATTTAGTGGCCCAGCTATTTGCCGGAGCCGATGAAGGAATCCTCAGGCTGTGGCATGTTATTCTCT is a window encoding:
- a CDS encoding electron transfer flavoprotein subunit alpha/FixB family protein, yielding MGKVWVVAEQREGKLKKVTFEMVTLARQIGGEVEGVVIGKDVKGLASELGEYGVGKVYVADHPDLEQYTTAKYTRVLAELINKEKPEVVLIANSAQGRDFAPRTAQRVGAGQISDITGYEEGVFVRPIYAGKAYTKVGATSHPLIVTVRPNVFPAAEKTGGQAAIEEVAVSFMPEDLKAIVKEVVKQVSGRPELTEADIIVSGGRGMKGPENFKLLEDLADVLGAAVGASRAAVDAGWREHRYQVGQTGKTVSPSLYIAVGISGAIQHLAGMGSSKVIVAINKDPEANIFKVADYGIVGDLFEIVPLLTEEFKKLLKS
- a CDS encoding acyl-CoA dehydrogenase, whose product is MDFRLSEEHELLRQTVREFAEKEVAPSAAARDEEERFDREIFKKMAELGLTGIPWPEEYGGAGMDYLAYVIAVEELSRVCASTGVTLSAHVSLGSFPIYKYGTEEQKQKYLKPLALGEKMGAFGLTEPSAGTDAGSLKTTAVKDGDYYVLNGSKIFITNGGEAEIYVVFATVDKNKRHKGISAFIVEKGTPGFNFGKKEKKMGIRSSPTVELIFENCRIPKENLLGEEGQGFKIALSTLDGGRIGIAAQAVGIAQGAYEAAVKYAKERTQFGKPIAEFQGVSFVLADMATKIQAARLLVYHAAWLESNNLPYGKAASMAKLFAAETAMEVTTKAVQIFGGYGYTREYPVERMMRDAKITEIYEGTSEVQRMVISSYILKEF
- a CDS encoding 2-keto-4-pentenoate hydratase: MDKVDLQTAAEALWKACQERKALEQPLTEIYPDITIGDAYQIQLINVDKKKALGRKVVGKKIGLTSRAMQQMLGVHEPDYGHVTDDMIGDEEVAISRSKLLQPKIEAEIAFVLKDRLVGPGVTLTKVLQATAGVIPVFEIIDSRIKDWKIKIQDTIADNASSAMVVLGSKLIPVDQVNLKYVGLVLEKNGEIIDTAAGAAVLGHPALAVAWLANKLSEFGIALEPGEIILSGSLTKAYEVTGNDHFVANFGPLGSVKVKFTD
- a CDS encoding electron transfer flavoprotein subunit beta/FixA family protein, with translation MKLVVLLKQTFDTEAKIVLKDGKIDDSGVTLIINPYDEFAVEEALRIKEKLGQGEVVVVSAGSDRAQEALRQALAMGADRAVLVKTDGLQLDEMVVAEVLAKVLQQMEYDLILAGWRAIDDSSAQVGVRVAEILGLPQINLVTKLEVGEGKITGHREIEGGTEVVEVPLPALVTAQRGLNEPRYPSMKGIMQAKKKELKVINAADLGVNATPKVEIKEIFLPKGKQAGKIFTDEPAVAVAKLVKALREEAKVI
- a CDS encoding SLC13 family permease, which translates into the protein MSQSLIALTVFFATYTLIISEKLHRAIAALLGGTLLIVLGVLSQEKAIHHIDWNTLGLLIGMMIIVGITKKTGVFQYLAVKAVKWAKGEPVYILIALATVTAFLSAFLDNVTTVLLIVPVTFTITDRLGINPIPFLISQVLASNIGGTATLIGDPPNIMIGSQTHLDFLDFLKNLTPVIIVIHIVTMFLFYLIYYKEFKVPGELKKKLLELNELDEIKDFALLKKSLFVLGLVILGFILHGALGLESATIALFGAALLLTITRDEPEEVLLTVEWPSIFFFLGLFIVVGGLVETGVIDRVARWSLEATKGNFTLTGMLILWLSAITSAFVDNIPFVATMIPLIQKMGALAGMTPQALEPLWWALSLGACLGGNGTIIGASANVIVAGLAEKNGYPISFISFMKLAFPLMLVSVVISMVYLLLFYF
- a CDS encoding acetyl-CoA hydrolase/transferase family protein, producing MLLNYHAEYRKKLTTVEQALEVITNNCNVFVSLGAAEPLMLLDGLGKRVLEQDLRGIKVFQLLPVQDSLYLKPELSERIMHISMFAGRPVRELINQGFAEMIPCHFHDVPQIIQDYLDVDVFMTTVSPMDEHGFFSLGTSVDYSLAALKKAKKVILEINPNMPRTFGQGIVHISEVDFLIESERPLPELFPEELKAEDLRIGEYIAELVENESTLQLGIGGIPNAVAKFLKEKKNLGIHTEMITDSMVDLVEAGVITGSAKSLHPYKIVGTFALGTKKLYSFLNNNPMVEMHPVSYTNNPCVIAQNKKMISINTTLEIDLWGQCASESIGTKIYSGTGGQADFAQGVLHSPGGKGIIALYSTAKNGQISKIVPTLKPGAIVTTSKNDVDYIVTEYGVAKLRGKTYRERAKALINIAHPDFRDELKFQAKKLNIL